From the bacterium genome, the window GACCGCCTGCCAATGAACAAATTTGTCTTTAAAAACCAATATAGGGAGCAGGCATAAATGGAGATAAAACACATAGCGGGTAAAAACAAAGGGCCGATTCTTATCTATGCCCTGAGCACGTGCATCTGGTGTAGAAAGACCAAGAAATTTCTGGAACAACTGGGGGTCGGATATGATTACGTGGATGTCGACCTGCTTGATAAAAACGAGAAAGACAATATCATGAAAGAGGTCGAAAAATGGAACCCGGCGTGTTCTTTTCCCACCGTGGTCATTAATAAAAAGACTTGTATCGTCGGTTACAACGAAGCCAAAATACGCGCGGAGCTGGGGGAATGAAAGAGATCAAGCCTGCCAATGTTGACACACTGTACTCGAGACTGAAACAGGAAGCCGAGCAGGCAGGTTACCGTCTTAATCCCGATGTCGAATTCACCAAGGATTTGGTCAAGGGATTACTGATCAACGAACAACGATACGGGTACTGGTCATGCCCATGCCGTTTGTCCTATGGCAACCGGGAGGAGGACATAGATATAATCTGTCCCTGTGACTATCGCGATTCTGACCTGGACGAGTTCGGAGCATGCTATTGCGGGTTATATGTGTCTACGGCGATCGGTCGTGGCGAAAAACCGTTGACATCAATACCCGAACGACGGCCACCCCGCGGTCAGCAAAAAAAAACGGTGGTCACGACCCAACCGACTATCTCCCAATCAAGTATCCCGCCCGGTAAGTCATTACCCTATCCAGTCTGGCGATGCAAGGTCTGTGGCTACCTGTGCGCCCGGGACCAGCCGCCCGAAATCTGCCCTATTTGTAAGGTTAAAAAAGACCGATTTGAAAGATTCATGTAGCAGAAATTTCGATACTTTTGTAGTGGCAGAGTTTACTCTGCGCCAAAAGCTCGTCGAGCAAGCTCGACTTCTACAATTTCTGTCTTTAAATCAATCTTGGTCATTACTACTTTAATATTGACTTTTGAAGTCTTTTATATATAATCAAATATCAGATCATGCTCAATTATATAAGTGAAATAAACTACACGGATGAAGGAGAATATTATGCATGAGAGCTTTGAACCGAAAATCGTTGGTTTTTTCTGTAAATGGTGTACGTCGGCTGCTGCCGACCTCGCTGGCGTTAGCCGTTTGCAGTACCCGCCCAATGTCGTTCCGATAAGGCTCATGTGTTCGGGCGGGATCGACCCGTCGTACATACTTTCAGCTTTAAAAAAAGGCGCGGACGGGGTGCTTATCGGCGGCTGCCATATCGGTGACTGCCACTACCAGAGCGGAAACCGGCAGACACAAAAACGCATGATAATCTTAAGAAAAATGCTCGAGGAATTCGGCATCGACAACCGGCGTGTGCGGCTTGAATGGATATCTGC encodes:
- a CDS encoding glutaredoxin family protein, whose product is MEIKHIAGKNKGPILIYALSTCIWCRKTKKFLEQLGVGYDYVDVDLLDKNEKDNIMKEVEKWNPACSFPTVVINKKTCIVGYNEAKIRAELGE
- a CDS encoding ferredoxin-thioredoxin reductase catalytic domain-containing protein → MKEIKPANVDTLYSRLKQEAEQAGYRLNPDVEFTKDLVKGLLINEQRYGYWSCPCRLSYGNREEDIDIICPCDYRDSDLDEFGACYCGLYVSTAIGRGEKPLTSIPERRPPRGQQKKTVVTTQPTISQSSIPPGKSLPYPVWRCKVCGYLCARDQPPEICPICKVKKDRFERFM
- a CDS encoding hydrogenase iron-sulfur subunit, with the translated sequence MMHESFEPKIVGFFCKWCTSAAADLAGVSRLQYPPNVVPIRLMCSGGIDPSYILSALKKGADGVLIGGCHIGDCHYQSGNRQTQKRMIILRKMLEEFGIDNRRVRLEWISAAEGIKFSKVIDEFVKQIKELGPNPTTDK